The following nucleotide sequence is from Xenorhabdus nematophila ATCC 19061.
ATATCCTCTTTTATCAACCAGTCTATCTAAAGGATATATTTCAGGATTAAAGAAATCTAACATCATAATATATGCATGTACGGATGAGGTACAAATATTTCTATATTCGTTTAAATCAATCCAAGTTTTTTTATCATTATAAGTGATTTTGTTTAATTCTTTATTATATACTTCACAAGAATAATCAGAATATTCTTTTATAAGTTTTTTTATTTTTTCTATAAAGTGATTTTTAGTTACTCTGGAACTTGGTTCAATGTTATCATTGAAATTCAATTCATCATAATAAGTGATAGCAGTATATAATAATGTTATATGTCTATAAGCGGCGTTAGCAAATAAAGGGAGTAAAGATCCTCGTTGTTTAGGATGTTGGAATAGTGGCATTGATGAAGTTAATTCATTATCTAAATAATAAATTTCACGTCTGATTGTTTCAGTGCCTATTGTTTTATTTTCTTCCCATTCTTTTAATTCTTTAGAGAAACCTTCAAAAAGGTTAGCTATTCCTATCAAATGTTGTTTGGAGTTATCATATATAGCCTGATCAATTTTTTGATCAATTAAAGAATTAATGCTATTAGATATGGTATCAAACACATCAACTTTATTTTCCGGTTTAAATAATACTGGAAAAATAGCTAGTGAAGTTGCAATGATTGCTGATGTTAAAGGAAAAAAAGGACCTGTAATCGCCACGGCTATTCCAGTAATAGCCGTTATTGCTATATGCAAATCTTCAGGTGTTTCAATGGAAATAGGAGAGATGTTTTTCTCTGCATAATCATCATTCATAATGAGATCCTTACTAAAATTTAGTGGTGTTGATTGTATATCATTATTATTTTCTGATGAATAGATTAATCTATATAAAATTCTTTTACGGATAATTAAATAATTCTTTTTTAAACATATCCTAGTTCATCAGAAAATAAAACAAAAAGACCACTTAATTTTTATGGTATTATCATTTATTATTAATTGGATTTGTCTAATGATTTCATTTTTTAAACCAGAGTATTTTAAATAAAAAAACACTCGACAACCCCTTCCTCCAGTAATCCAAAAATATTATTACAGCTTTTTGTTATCATAAGTAAGAGTTTTGGTCGTGACTCTAATTTATTGATAGTGATGAATGTTCAGATAATATCCTATAATTCTGTCATGCATTTCTATGGATTTTGAAAAAGCCAATGTTTTGCGAGTCAGTCTTGCCAAATGTTGACGAAGATTCAGGTTATGCCTCTCTATGCGTTGGGTATAACGCTTGCTGGCCACATGGAGTTTCCCTGCGAGTGCTTTTTCATAACTTTTCCCGCCATCTGTCATATAAATAATAATGTTGAAAGGAGCCAGTAAAGCCAACAGGCGCATTAATGTCTTTTTGGTTCTTGGGCCAAAAACATGGGCGATCACTTTTCGTCTTATCCTGTCGTAGGCATAAAAGAGCCAACGGGGCTGCTTCTTTGACTTCACGTAAGACCATTGTTCATCCATTTCGCAGCAGACAATCACTTCGGTGCCGGGTTTAATGGCTTCTGTTACCGATTTGGGTTTGAGTTTTTTAAATGCCGAAGTACGGTATTCAGGCCAATCCCCATCACGCGTGCTGTCGCCCGACAGCCCATCCCATTCATGGCCATATCGACGATTTGCTTATGGGTACCGGGACGACAAGCGGCATAAGTGAACTCCCGTTGCCAGGAGTGACGGCAGGATTGGCAAAGATAACGTTGGTGACCAGAACGCGAGCGCCCATTGCGATGGATCCCTTTCACTGCCGAACAAGCGGGGCAAGTCACATCAATCTTTGCCATTTGAATATATTCCAAATAGACAGATTATACATGATTCAACAAATTGATGTCACGACCAGAGTTTTTATATGGTTTTATCCATGAATAATAAAATTTTTCCGTGGATTTCAACGAATAAATTTTAATAAAAATAACACATTACGATAATCAGACTCTTCAAGGGTAACTTTCACTACGAGCAAACTTTATTTCCTAACACAACCTTTATTAATCAATATAATAGATGTAGATACTTTTTAAGGGCTTAACACTACCGCCGTAATTTACATTACGCAATAATTATGCAATGGTATTATCTTACATAAGATTGAAGAACAGAGTAGAAAGCTCTTGTATTTTGCTCACCGTCGTTTGCATTGGATGCTGTAGTTAGGTTGGATATAATGGAAAAAACAGGATTAATTGTTTTCCCGTCAGATGGTGGAAAACACTTTTTATTAAATGAAGAATGCAAGTTATTAACTAAATTAACAACAATTAAACAAAGACAAGACGGAAGAGCATGGAATAAATATCAATATCGACATTTTGTACCTAGGGGTTTAGGGAGCAACGGAACAGTAAACGTTGTTAAGCAGTCATTTTAAATAGCCATTTAAATACAAATCAACATATTAGATATCTTCATTGAATGGTCTCAATTCACCTCTGCTGACAGTTTCCGGAACCGTAAAGGTGTAGCGTCCCTGCATGTTAATATGCCCGCATAGCAATGGAGACAACCTCTTTACATCTTCGTCATGCACCGGGTATCCTTCTCGCCTGAGTTGTTGCACTGCGGCGTCCATGTAAATCGTATTCCACAGGACGATCATATTTAACACTAAACCTAATGAACCCAACTGATCTTCCTGGCCTTCGCGATATGCCTGTCTCAGTTCACCTCGTTTTCCATGAAACACATTTCTGGCTACCGCGTGTCGTCCTTCTCCACGATTAAGCTGCTGCAATGTTTTACGCCGTTTGGTTTCATCATCAAGGTAGGTCAGCATGTGGATGGTTTTATCTGCACGACCGATTTCCGCTATAGCCTGAGCTAGGCTGGTTGGTCTATCGCCAATTTGCAAGGTTTTCATGATCGACAGGATATTCAGACGTCCCAGTTTGAGTGAGACTATCAGTCGCAGAATATCATCCCAGTGCGGTACGACTTTTTTCTCAAAATTCAGGCGATGTGAGGAGATGGGATTAAATGGACCATAATCCGCTTTAGGATCAATGCGCCAGAATCTGGCTCCACCTGTATCGGCTAATCGTGGGCAGAATCTATACCCCAGCAAACGAAAAAGTCCGAAAATAATATCACTGTAGGCTCCCGTATCAGTCATGATTTGAAACGGCATTTGTTCCGTTTGTTGCTCCAGTACGACAGCCAGAATGACCAAACTATCCCTGAGTGTCCCCGGAACAACAATGTCGTTTAACCCAGAATATTGGTCAGATATTAGATTGTACCAAGTCACGCCACGTCCTTTACCGAAATATTTAGGGTTAGGTCCGGCATGAACAGTACGAACAGGAACAACGAATCTCATGCCATCCGCTGACGCAACTTCACCCCCTCCCCAAAGACCCGACAATGAAATATCCGTCTGTGCCGAAACCAGAATGGCATTGGCATCTCGGATGGTTTCATCCCTGATATAATTACTGTCCGTCCAAGCCAGTCGGTCACGTTTCAGGGCTGCAATATCATTGCGAATAAAAGGTTCTGGTCCGGTATTACAGGCTTCAGCCATTAGCATGGCACATATACTGATATTCAGGTCAGCAACCCGGGAGTTCTGTTCTGATATATGGGTGAAGGCACGGCTAAACTGCGTCAGGGCATCAATTTCAAGTATGAGTTCCGATAAATCCACGCGCGGTAGCATATCAGTCACGCACTGGCGCAACTCAATCAGTGAAGGGGTTTCTTCCATTGCGTCCAAAGGACTCAGGATGAGTTCGTCTGTATCGGAAAATCTGACGGCCGGGTTTTCAGGAAGCCGGTTCAGTACGTCACGATAGGCTGTAATCAGCTCTACTTCTATTGCTGTCAATGTGGCAGCAGGCATTAGTGACAGTCCCAAAGAGCGGCAGATAATAGGACGTAAAGCTTCCCATTCATTTCCTGCTATAAGTCCAGTTCGTGGATCAGCATAGCGCCAGCTGGGAGAAACATAAATATCTCTTTTTTTCAGCGTAATCTGAAGTTCTTTCAGGGTACAAAATGTATAAGCATGAAAATCAATACTGCCATCATTTCTTATAACATGTTGTTGCCATGATTTATTAATGATTTCTCGGGGAGCATCGTTATCTGTTTTTTTCTTCTTAAGATTGTTCTCAATCCAGTAAAGCGCATTAATTAGTGCTTCGGCTGAAGCATTACCTTCAAAATGAATCTTTGAAAGAAATTCAGGTAAAAATAGACGGACAGTGCGGAATTTAGTATCCAGCTCATTGAAATAAACATTATTAACCGGCCGAATAAGCGAAGTGATATTGTTTACAGCATTCTCCAGCACACTCTCAGGGATCAAATTATATATGCTATCACGAACATCCGCGTTTGATAGTTTATCATCAAGCAGCATCTTACAGGCTTTTGCCAATATCTCCGCTGCCCGATCCAAATCTTTAATTGTACGTTGCCGATTCTTTTTATCTGCCTGAACCGCACCATTGAAGAGATCCCGGAGTAATGCTTCCAGTAATTCAAGTACATCATCCTGTGCGGTGGCTTCCATACAACAGGCAAATGCGACAAGGGTTGCCAGTTTTCTTTTTTCTGGCAGGCGTTGAAGAACTGTTATTTTGGCTGTTGCGGCATAACGAGCCAACGCTGCTATCCGGGTATCGGAAACAGGCGTTATTGCTGGCAATGTAATGCCCAGATTGCGTATAGAGTGTAAGCGTGAAATAGCCTGGCGTAGTGATGATGAGTTAACTTTTGTTGGCGCTGTCCGTAACTGGTCAAGTAACGAATACCGACTTCCGGGTGGTACAGACAGAAGCTCAAGAAGGCATCGGGTTTGTGTTTCATCAATACAAGATGACAGTGTATGCCACAACCTGTTTTCCACTCTGCTTCGTAACCGGGCTATATATCGCTCAATCAGAGAATAACCGGGTAATAATACTTTATGTGACAGTAGCCATCCGGTACATCTTTCGAAAAGAACTCCCGGCCGATTTGTTCCTGTCCAGCATAATGAATATAACCAGCGAGTCAGAGAAAAAGCGACTCGTGAGTCTGTAAACTCTGTGTATCCATAAATACTTATAATTTCATCAATATGCTGCCTACGTTGCTTTCCTGAGTTATAAAGGTCAATAGCATTATTTATGTTTTCGGTATGTAATTGTTGTGCCAGAAATACAATAATAATATCGGGAACCTTGGAAATTTCTGGAAACTTTCCGATAAAACGTACAGTACACAACAAGATAGCGAAGCCTAAACGGTTATGCTCACCTCGTTTTTCTGAAATATTTAGACGATCAAAATCATCAAGATGGAAATATCTTGCCAGTGTTTCTTTTGTCAGCTCAACAGAATAATTACCATAATTTGTCCGCTGCTCTTCTGACAGGAAATTAACAGGCATAGTAAACTATCCTTAATAAATGACTCTGGTCATCCCGTTTTTTTAGACTGATAAATAGCCCAGACTCGTTTAACCTGACTGATACTACACCCTGCCAGTGCAGCGGTACGTTCAATCGTCAAGCCTGACCGGCGAAGAGTGACAATACGTTCGTGAATTGAGAAATCCGCTTTCCTGCCAGAATACTTACCGGATGCTTTGGCGAGTTGGATGCCCTGACGTTGCCTCTCACGGCGGAGTTCATAATCATCATGTGCCATTTGAAGAGCCACTTTCAATAACAGTTCCTGAACAGACTCGAGGACAATACGGGGTGTATCATCAGCTTCAGCAGCCAGCTCTGATAAGTCCACGATACCGGGAACGGCCAGTCGTGCGCCTTTTCCTCTGATAGAGGCAATAAGTTTTTCTGCTTCAGGAATGGGAAGGCGGCTAATGCGGTCAATTTTTTCAGCGATCACCACATCGCCGGGCTGAAGATCCGCAATCATTCTGAGTAACTCGGGCCTATCTGCCCGGGCACCTGATGCTTTTTCCCGGTAAATGCCTGCAATATAGAAACCATTATCTGTCGCCATTTTTTCGATACCAGCTTGGCGAGTCAGATCCTGCTCTGATGTGCTGACTCTTTCATAGATACGCGCCGTTTTCATTTGAGAGTAGCCAAAATAAGTATAGTTAATTTGGCTATCGTAAAAGAGGTGGCTAAAAATGGCAATCGGCGATGTAAATTGGCTGGTTGATTTTTGGCTATTTAAAATGACCGCTTAACGGTGTTTACTGTTCCGTTGCTCCCCAAACCCCATAACGGCGTGTTCGGTCTCCGCATCCACACGGTTCTTCAGATTAGGGGTTTTTCTGCTTTGGTTGATTAATGCATCAATCCCGCCCGTTTCAACGAGTTCCTGATAACGATAAAACGTATCTCTGGATACGCCCATCACTTTACAGGCTCTCGAGACATTACTGAGTTCTTCAGCGAGATTAAGCAGACCCGCCTTGTGTTTGATGATGGGATTGCTAGTATAAAGCATGAGAGTGACCTCTTAGTCTTTGATTATGGATTCATCACCTTTAATCAAAGTCGGTAACTCTCTTCTTTTCAAACTGAAGTGTCAGATCTGGTCTGAACTAATACACATTAACAGAGAAAATCTGAGTCAATGTGGGGTTGGTTGTATTTTATGCAGCTAATCGGTAAAACATTTCTGCCGGTGACAATGCCTTATCTTCTGATTGTGAGTATTGTCCTTTACGTAGCATCGAAACGAGCTCTATCCCCGCTAAAATCGTTTGGGCCCGGCGAAACGATTTAAAGCCTGACATCGGCCGTATCCGACGTTTGATATTGTGGTGAGCTTGCTCAATGCGGTTATTCAGGTATTTATTTTGCCGGATTTCAATCCCCTGCTGAGGCTCACCTTCCGCATTGAGGAGGGTGAGCGCGGCGGTATTGGCCCCACTTTTATCGATAGTCACGACGGCGGGTCTGCCGTGCTGGCATATCGCTTTACGGAAAAAACGCCGGGCTGCCGTTGCATCGCGGCGAGCGGTCAGCAGGAAGTCAATCGTCTGACCGTCGGTATCGACCGCCCGGTAAAGGTATTTCCACTGACCTTTCACTTTGATGTACGTTTCATCCATTCGCCACCGGGAGCCAACGGGCTTTTTGCGAGGTCGGAAAGCCTTGCCGAGCAGGGGCACCAAACGTAACACCCAGCGATGTATCGTGGCATGGTCGACCCCAATGTCACGCTCTGCCATCATCTCTTCGAGATTGCGCAGACTCACGGCATAAGCGAGGTACCCACGAACACATTGGGCAATGATATCGACAGGATAATGCAGACGTTTGAACGCTTTTCGGATAAGGGACATCACTCTGGACTCGCTCAAAAACAGGGAAGCTTACCTGATGACCGCTTAATGCGACAGAACCCCCAATAACCCCTATTATTAGATTTTTTCAGTTTTAGATCTCTGCGAGGAGGAAAAACAGGACAAGTATCTAATACACAATCTGTTTTACTGTTACTCAAATTATCGATTATATAACTGGCTGTAATGCGTTCATGTTCTAATAACACACATTTTGAAGAAATAATATCCTCGCAATATCTGATTATTTCCTTAATAGTGTTAGGAGTATTAGCAGGAGTACCAAGGACATTATCAATTATTGGTGGTGTAGCCAAAAAACTTAATCGTTCTTGTAAATGTTTTGCTACTAATAATACACCAGAAAGTGATAATCCAACCTCAATTTTAATATTGATTGAAGGTGACAATATTATTTCTTTAGATATAGATCCTATATGCTTGATAATCAGATCCAATGACCTACTATAAAAATTACGTAGATTATAAATATTAATCATCAGAGAACACCAAATCATGTTTACTGAATTCATGGGAACTATTCCCGATAATTATCATTTCCACAATTTTATCATAAACAATATTATTGAATAGGTAGCTAACTGAACGGTAATGCCCTCCTAGTTTAAACGCTTCACGTGCAAGTAAAGATTTAAATGAATCATCGAAAGATATATTCATCCCTTTAGATTCTGCAAACCTAACTGCTTTCTCATAGAGTTCATCATCATTCGCCATCTTAAATAGCTCATTTTCATTTGGTTCTTTTAAGTGTATAAAAAAATCCACTCTATTCGCTAGTTCAGGAATAAATCCTGAATCGATCAAATTCTTTGGGCAAGACATTTTTTTTCCGTTAAAACTTCCTGTAAATACAAATATCATATTATTAGTATTTAAATTCAGTATAGGATTTGGATTTATTCTGGAAGGATTCGGATTTGTAATACCAATCTCAACTCCATCCAGAGGTTTAAGTAATGACTGTTGAATACCAATTCCATTGACATCTTTTTCAACTGAAAAAGATGCACTTAACTTATCAAACTCATCTAAATGAATGATTCCTTTCGTAGCAACTTTACAATCGCCTCCTGAAACATATAGTAATTTCTCAAATATACTATAGGGATCTTTTCCACTATAACCAACTTCAGATAATTCTTTGGAATCTATAGTTGACATTACCCTAAAACTTACTTGCTTTAAGATATTCGCCAGACGAGTTTTTCCTGAACCTGATGCGCCAGAGATTAATAGACACTTAGGTTTATAACCGAATGTTTCAATATCTTCACTTAATAAAATAGAAAGTATACGATTTACTTTATCTATATTACTACCATTTTTCATTAGTTTTTTATTTATGCTAATTAAGCAACTCATTTATCCTCCTTACTTATTTTATCTATATATATTTTAGCGCTTTTAGCTAGAAAAAATGGAGCAATTGAACCGATAGAAACAAATAAAAAAAATGGAATAAATGAGCTAAATTTATTAACCAAAAACAACAGCACTACTGAATACATTGCTGTAATTCCTCTTACGATAGTATCACTGGCTAAAATCACTTCTCCCAAGTGTTCTTGTGGTGTAATGGCTTGTCCTAAAGTCATTCCTGCTATCCTAAAATAGAATTGTCCCCAACCTAATATTGCAGCCATTACATATAAAGAATATTTATCAAATTTAAATATAGAGGCAATCACGATAGCCGCAATCGCAAATATCGTGGACGATTTAGAAAACATTGACACAATTTTAGGGTTGTTTTTTAAAACTTCATTTGAAATCAAGCCATTTACTACAAATCCCGCACTAATAAAAGAGAGGATAATATTTTGAATTACAGTAAATTGATCATTGCTTACTGATGATTTAGCAACCATAATAGGAATAAGCACAATCACACCTGTAAATATTAAGTTATTTAAAATTCTGTTTATTGTAAGCCCTTTTAGCGGAGCATTATTGGAAATAATTTTATACCCAAGCCAAACATCTGTACTACTGACTTCTTTATTTGTTCTCATCTTTCGCAATTCTGGACTAAGTATCCACGGAACACAAGTTACTAAATAAAAAATCATGAAAAAAACAAAAGACAAATTATGCCCAAAACTAACAATAATTGCAGCCGATAGCAACGGAGAAATAATTAGAGATGTTTGAACTGCTGTAGTATACTTAGTGAAATTATGTGCTTTATCCTTATCCAACTTTATTAACTTGTTTAAAGATGAATTGTTATTCGGATTATCTAACCCTATAATTATAGAAAGCATAAATATCGCAAATAAAACCACATATATATTGTTTGTGAATATCAATATAGGTATCAAAGAGGACGAAATTACAGGCCCAAAAAAACCGACTCTAAAGCCTTGATATTTACTTAAAACCCATCCCAAAAGAACTCCGGTGAAACTAATACCTAAAGAATTAGCTATGGTTATTGAGGATGAATAAATTCCCATACTATCAATTAATTCTAGTTTAGATATAGCTGTAGATATAATACCAATGCTAGAAAACTGAGTTAGACAACCAATAATTATTATCGCCAATATATTCATAAATCACATATACGTTAGATATTTTTACCATAGTTGATATATTCACTCCACATTGACAATATATTCTCTGGTATATCAGGAATAGCACTAAATCCTAATTCATTATAAT
It contains:
- a CDS encoding IS1 family transposase (programmed frameshift); the encoded protein is MAKIDVTCPACSAVKGIHRNGRSRSGHQRYLCQSCRHSWQREFTYAACRPGTHKQIVDMAMNGMGCRATARVMGIGLNTVLRHFKKLKPKSVTEAIKPGTEVIVCCEMDEQWSYVKSKKQPRWLFYAYDRIRRKVIAHVFGPRTKKTLMRLLALLAPFNIIIYMTDGGKSYEKALAGKLHVASKRYTQRIERHNLNLRQHLARLTRKTLAFSKSIEMHDRIIGYYLNIHHYQ
- a CDS encoding Tn3 family transposase — its product is MPVNFLSEEQRTNYGNYSVELTKETLARYFHLDDFDRLNISEKRGEHNRLGFAILLCTVRFIGKFPEISKVPDIIIVFLAQQLHTENINNAIDLYNSGKQRRQHIDEIISIYGYTEFTDSRVAFSLTRWLYSLCWTGTNRPGVLFERCTGWLLSHKVLLPGYSLIERYIARLRSRVENRLWHTLSSCIDETQTRCLLELLSVPPGSRYSLLDQLRTAPTKVNSSSLRQAISRLHSIRNLGITLPAITPVSDTRIAALARYAATAKITVLQRLPEKRKLATLVAFACCMEATAQDDVLELLEALLRDLFNGAVQADKKNRQRTIKDLDRAAEILAKACKMLLDDKLSNADVRDSIYNLIPESVLENAVNNITSLIRPVNNVYFNELDTKFRTVRLFLPEFLSKIHFEGNASAEALINALYWIENNLKKKKTDNDAPREIINKSWQQHVIRNDGSIDFHAYTFCTLKELQITLKKRDIYVSPSWRYADPRTGLIAGNEWEALRPIICRSLGLSLMPAATLTAIEVELITAYRDVLNRLPENPAVRFSDTDELILSPLDAMEETPSLIELRQCVTDMLPRVDLSELILEIDALTQFSRAFTHISEQNSRVADLNISICAMLMAEACNTGPEPFIRNDIAALKRDRLAWTDSNYIRDETIRDANAILVSAQTDISLSGLWGGGEVASADGMRFVVPVRTVHAGPNPKYFGKGRGVTWYNLISDQYSGLNDIVVPGTLRDSLVILAVVLEQQTEQMPFQIMTDTGAYSDIIFGLFRLLGYRFCPRLADTGGARFWRIDPKADYGPFNPISSHRLNFEKKVVPHWDDILRLIVSLKLGRLNILSIMKTLQIGDRPTSLAQAIAEIGRADKTIHMLTYLDDETKRRKTLQQLNRGEGRHAVARNVFHGKRGELRQAYREGQEDQLGSLGLVLNMIVLWNTIYMDAAVQQLRREGYPVHDEDVKRLSPLLCGHINMQGRYTFTVPETVSRGELRPFNEDI
- a CDS encoding recombinase family protein translates to MKTARIYERVSTSEQDLTRQAGIEKMATDNGFYIAGIYREKASGARADRPELLRMIADLQPGDVVIAEKIDRISRLPIPEAEKLIASIRGKGARLAVPGIVDLSELAAEADDTPRIVLESVQELLLKVALQMAHDDYELRRERQRQGIQLAKASGKYSGRKADFSIHERIVTLRRSGLTIERTAALAGCSISQVKRVWAIYQSKKTG
- a CDS encoding MFS transporter, encoding MNILAIIIIGCLTQFSSIGIISTAISKLELIDSMGIYSSSITIANSLGISFTGVLLGWVLSKYQGFRVGFFGPVISSSLIPILIFTNNIYVVLFAIFMLSIIIGLDNPNNNSSLNKLIKLDKDKAHNFTKYTTAVQTSLIISPLLSAAIIVSFGHNLSFVFFMIFYLVTCVPWILSPELRKMRTNKEVSSTDVWLGYKIISNNAPLKGLTINRILNNLIFTGVIVLIPIMVAKSSVSNDQFTVIQNIILSFISAGFVVNGLISNEVLKNNPKIVSMFSKSSTIFAIAAIVIASIFKFDKYSLYVMAAILGWGQFYFRIAGMTLGQAITPQEHLGEVILASDTIVRGITAMYSVVLLFLVNKFSSFIPFFLFVSIGSIAPFFLAKSAKIYIDKISKEDK
- a CDS encoding AAA family ATPase is translated as MSCLISINKKLMKNGSNIDKVNRILSILLSEDIETFGYKPKCLLISGASGSGKTRLANILKQVSFRVMSTIDSKELSEVGYSGKDPYSIFEKLLYVSGGDCKVATKGIIHLDEFDKLSASFSVEKDVNGIGIQQSLLKPLDGVEIGITNPNPSRINPNPILNLNTNNMIFVFTGSFNGKKMSCPKNLIDSGFIPELANRVDFFIHLKEPNENELFKMANDDELYEKAVRFAESKGMNISFDDSFKSLLAREAFKLGGHYRSVSYLFNNIVYDKIVEMIIIGNSSHEFSKHDLVFSDD
- a CDS encoding IS6 family transposase; translation: MSLIRKAFKRLHYPVDIIAQCVRGYLAYAVSLRNLEEMMAERDIGVDHATIHRWVLRLVPLLGKAFRPRKKPVGSRWRMDETYIKVKGQWKYLYRAVDTDGQTIDFLLTARRDATAARRFFRKAICQHGRPAVVTIDKSGANTAALTLLNAEGEPQQGIEIRQNKYLNNRIEQAHHNIKRRIRPMSGFKSFRRAQTILAGIELVSMLRKGQYSQSEDKALSPAEMFYRLAA